Proteins encoded by one window of Arachis ipaensis cultivar K30076 chromosome B04, Araip1.1, whole genome shotgun sequence:
- the LOC107635971 gene encoding uncharacterized protein LOC107635971, which produces MPNLKVFMEQVLGGGGGDSIRAGGGGGRDNSGGGGGGGGGRIIIGGGGGGILIGGGGSGSGGGVKTGGGGGGITIRGGGEKRGGVIIGGDGGGGGGVKTGGGRGGGVTIGGGRGGITIGGGGGGVTIGGGGGGKVLIGGSRGGRGGEEGVTTRGGGGGRVTIGDGGGGGVTIGGGSEGGRGVILGGEEGGFTFGGGVGDKDGEEGGFVLGGNIGEIGGDEGGCVLGGDKSGVEGGFILGGGIGDKGGEDGGFILGGSIGEIGGDDGGVVLGGCIGDKGGEEGGFVFGGYTGETGGEEGGFISGGGIGDKGGEDGGFILGGSIGEIGRDDGGVVLGGCIGGKGGEEGGYVFGGYTGETGGEEGGFISGGGIGEKGGEDGGFILGGSIGEIGGDDGGVVLGGFIGDKGGEEGGYVFGGYTGETGGEEGEFLSGGGIGEKGGEDGGFILGGSIGEIGGDNGGVVLGGCIGDKGGEGGFVFGGYIGETGGEEGGFLSGGGIGEKGGEDGGFILGGSIGEIGGDDGGVVLGGCIGGKGGEEGGYVFGGYTGETGGEEGGFISGGGIGDKGGEDGGFILGGRIGEIGGDDGGVVLGGFIGDKGGEEGGYVFGGYIGETGGEEGGFLSGGGIGEKGGEDGGFILGGSIREIGGDDGGVVLGGCIGDKGGEEGGYAFGGYTGETGGEKGGFISGGGIGDKGGEDGGFILGGSIGEIGGDDGGVVLGGCIGGKGGEEGGYLFGGYTGETGGKKGGFISGGGIGEKGGEDGGFILGGSIGEIGGDDGGVVLGGFIGDKGGEEGGYVFGGYTGETGGEEGGFLSEGGIGEKGGEDGGFILGGSIGEIGGDDGGVVLGGCIGDKGGEEGGYVFGGYTGETGGEEGGFISGGGIGDKGGEDGGFILGGSIGEIGGDDGGVVLGGCVGDKGGEEGGYAFGGYTGKAGGEEGGFISGGGIRVKGGEDGGFILGGSIGEIGGDDGGVVLGGCIGDKGGEEGGYVSFTREIGGEVGGFIFEGGIGEKSGEDGGFILGGSVGEIGGDDGGVVLGGSIGDKGGEEEFVLGGCTGEINGEEETFVFGGDTGDKGGVEGGFIFGGGVEEIGGDEGGFVLGGCVGDKGGEGGLFLGGCFGEKDGEEEVFTLGGGGRKFGGEEGGFGLGGGG; this is translated from the exons ATGCCTAACTTAAAGGTATTTATGGAACAAGTTTtaggtggtggtggaggagattCAATTCGAGCTGGTGGGGGTGGAGGTAGAGACAACtcaggtggtggtggtggaggtggtGGAGGAAGAATTATAATCGGAGGTGGTGGAGGAGGAATTTTAATCGGAGGAGGTGgtagtggtagtggtggtggtgttaAAACTGGAGGTGGTGGAGGAGGAATTACAATCAGAGGTGGTGGTGAAAAAAGAGGAGGAGTTATAATCggaggtgatggtggtggtggaggaggtgtTAAAACTGGAGGTGGTAGAGGAGGAGGAGTTACAATCGGAGGTGGTAGAGGAGGAATTACAATCGGAGGTGGtg gaggaggagttaCAATTGGAG GTGGTGGAGGAGGAAAAGTGCTAATTGGCGGTAGTAGAGGAGgtagaggaggagaagaaggagtTACAACCAGAggtggaggaggaggaagagttaCAATCGGAGATGGTGGAGGAGGAGGAGTTACAATCGGAGGTGGTAGTgaaggaggaagaggagttaTTTTAGGAGGTGAAGAAGGAGGATTTACTTTTGGAGGTGGTGTTGGAGACAAAGATGGAGAAGAAGGAGGATTTGTTTTAGGTGGTAATATTGGAGAAATTGGTGGAGATGAAGGAGGTTGTGTCTTAGGAGGAGACAAAAGCGGAGTAGAAGGAGGGTTTATTTTAGGAGGTGGTATTGGAGACAAgg gtggagaagatggagggttTATCTTAGGAGGTAGTATTGGAGAAATCGGTGGAGATGATGGAGGAGTCGTCCTAGGAGGCTGCATCGGAGACAAGGGTGGAGAAGAAGGAGGGTTTGTGTTTGGAGGATATACTGGAGAAACAGGTGGTGAAGAAGGAGGATTTATTTCTGGAGGAGGTATTGGAGACAAaggtggagaagatggagggttTATCTTAGGAGGTAGTATTGGAGAAATCGGTAGAGATGATGGAGGTGTTGTCCTTGGAGGCTGCATTGGAGGCAAGGGTGGAGAAGAAGGAGGGTATGTGTTTGGAGGATATACTGGAGAAACAGGTGGTGAAGAAGGAGGATTTATTTCTGGAGGAGGTATTGGAGAAAAAGGTGGAGAAGACGGAGGGTTTATCTTAGGAGGTAGTATTGGAGAAATCGGTGGAGATGATGGGGGAGTTGTCCTAGGAGGCTTCATCGGAGATAAAGGTGGAGAAGAAGGAGGGTATGTGTTTGGAGGATATACTGGAGAAACAGGTGGTGAAGAAGGAGAATTTCTTTCTGGAGGAGGTATTGGAGAAAAaggtggagaagatggagggttTATCTTAGGAGGTAGTATTGGAGAAATCGGTGGAGATAATGGAGGAGTCGTCCTAGGAGGCTGCATCGGAGACAAGGGTGGAGAAGGAGGGTTTGTGTTTGGAGGATATATTGGAGAAACAGGTGGTGAAGAAGGAGGATTTCTTTCTGGAGGAGGTATTGGAGAAAAaggtggagaagatggagggttTATCTTAGGAGGTAGTATTGGAGAAATCGGTGGAGATGATGGAGGTGTTGTCCTTGGAGGCTGCATTGGAGGCAAGGGTGGAGAAGAAGGAGGGTATGTGTTTGGAGGATATACTGGAGAAACAGGTGGTGAAGAAGGAGGATTTATTTCTGGAGGAGGTATTGGAGACAAaggtggagaagatggagggttTATCTTAGGAGGTAGGATTGGAGAAATCGGTGGAGATGATGGGGGAGTTGTCCTAGGAGGCTTCATTGGGGATAAGGGTGGAGAAGAAGGAGGGTATGTGTTTGGAGGATATATTGGAGAAACAGGTGGTGAAGAAGGAGGATTTCTTTCTGGAGGAGGTATTGGAGAAAAaggtggagaagatggagggttTATCTTAGGAGGTAGTATTCGAGAAATCGGTGGAGATGATGGAGGAGTTGTCCTAGGAGGCTGCATTGGAGACAAAGGTGGAGAAGAAGGAGGGTATGCGTTTGGAGGATATACTGGAGAAACAG GTGGTGAAAAAGGAGGATTTATTTCTGGAGGAGGTATTGGAGACAAaggtggagaagatggagggttTATCTTAGGAGGTAGTATTGGAGAAATCGGTGGAGATGATGGAGGTGTTGTCCTTGGAGGCTGCATTGGAGGCAAGGGTGGAGAAGAAGGAGGGTATCTGTTTGGAGGATATACTGGAGAAACAGGTGGTAAAAAAGGAGGATTTATTTCTGGAGGAGGTATTGGAGAAAAaggtggagaagatggagggttTATCTTAGGAGGTAGTATTGGAGAAATCGGTGGAGATGATGGGGGAGTTGTCCTAGGAGGCTTCATCGGAGATAAGGGTGGAGAAGAAGGAGGGTATGTGTTTGGAGGATATACTGGAGAAACAGGTGGTGAAGAAGGAGGATTTCTTTCTGAAGGAGGTATTGGAGAAAAaggtggagaagatggagggttTATCTTAGGAGGTAGTATTGGAGAAATCGGTGGAGATGATGGAGGAGTTGTCCTAGGAGGCTGCATTGGAGACAAGGGTGGAGAAGAAGGAGGGTATGTGTTTGGAGGATATACTGGAGAAACAGGTGGTGAAGAAGGAGGATTTATTTCTGGAGGAGGTATTGGAGACAAaggtggagaagatggagggttTATCTTAGGAGGTAGTATTGGAGAAATCGGTGGAGATGATGGAGGAGTTGTCCTAGGTGGCTGCGTTGGAGACAAGGGTGGAGAAGAAGGAGGGTATGCGTTTGGAGGATATACTGGAAAAGCAGGTGGTGAAGAAGGAGGATTTATTTCTGGAGGAGGTATTAGAGTCAAaggtggagaagatggagggttTATCTTAGGAGGTAGTATTGGAGAAATCGGTGGAGATGATGGAGGAGTTGTCTTAGGAGGCTGTATTGGAGACAAGGGTGGCGAAGAAGGAGGGTATGTGTCATTTACTAGAGAAATAGGTGGTGAAGTAGGAGGATTTATTTTTGAAGGAGGTATTGGAGAAaaaagtggagaagatggagggttTATCTTAGGAGGTAGTGTTGGAGAAATCGGTGGAGATGATGGAGGAGTTGTCTTAGGGGGCTCCATTGGAGACAAGGGTGGAGAAGAAGAGTTTGTATTAGGAGGTTGTACTGGAGAAATAAATGGTGAAGAAGAAACATTTGTTTTTGGAGGTGATACTGGTGACAAAGGCGGAGTGGAAGGAGGGTTTATCTTTG GAGGTGGTGTTGAAGAAATAGGTGGAGATGAAGGGGGATTTGTTTTAGGAGGCTGCGTTGGAGATAAGGGCGGAGAAGGAGGACTTTTCTTAGGGGGTTGTTTTGGAGAAAAAGATGGCGAAGAAGAGGTGTTTACCCTAGGAGGTGGTGGCCGAAAATTTGGTGGTGAAGAAGGTGGATTTGGACTAGGCGGTGGTGGTTGA
- the LOC107638756 gene encoding cell division control protein 48 homolog C, which produces MGRRNGGRSLHGTLRRRLESCKSSHSTVDDIVNHLRSTYPDYQRTKHQALTRLVQQVLEPRSKHATKVSAKRSGHDGDEESGRSALRKRQKRVDEGETQGSASSSSASSLSASGSSSSEDDDGSTVSVSTSEDAKYREKYEPAVDLMKTMLRKAYTPTKDDSARKMKHVVQDKNVEMEVANSDKATNEICAKNGGGGKVKAALNLKDGGGSFVKVKAGPRLSDLGGMKDLLETLVQEVIVPWYYPELPRKLCRTPTTGILLHGPPGCGKTTLAHAIANATRVPFYPISATELVSGVSGASEENIRELFAKAHRTAPSIVFIDEIDSIASKRDNLQREMEKRIVTQLLACMDQSSRCMQSANDSDSSNVNPSYVLVIGATNRPDALDSALRRPGRFDREFVLDIPDESSREHILSLLTRNLPLQGSLDLKDIARSTPGYVGADLAALITGACNLAMKRIISKRIGKHETIDLEDWWRWGEPWPLEDMDKLVYTMSDFQEALKIVQPSLKREGFSSIPDEKWEDVGGLDYLRKEFKNRIIRPIKYPEVYQASRFANQTGILLFGPPGCGKTLIAKAVANEAGVNFIHIKGPELLNKFVGESEREVRLQFSRARACSPCILFFDEVDALATKRGAEGGSGIERVVDQLLIELDGAGKRQNVFVIGATNRPDRMDEALLRPGRFGKLLYVPLPSADQRFSILKAHLRKEPVDPTVDLRAIAEACENFSGADLAELVDETTRAALDEKFTPVEEALNSVEASSDYTCKPRHFDIALSNVFPSVSPAKRRRYERLAKRFKASRGS; this is translated from the exons ATGGGGAGAAGAAACGGGGGAAGGTCACTGCATGGAACCCTCCGCCGTCGGCTGGAGTCGTGCAAGTCCAGTCACTCCACTGTCGATGATATCGTTAACCACCTCCGCTCCACTTACCCCGATTACCAACGCACCAAGCACCAAGCCCTCACTCGATTAGTTCAACAAGTCCTCGAGCCACGTTCCAAACACGCGACCAAAGTCTCTGCCAAGCGCAGCGGCCACGATGGCGACGAAGAAAGTGGTCGAAGCGCGCTCCGAAAGAGACAGAAGAGAGTCGACGAAGGTGAAACTCAGGGTTCTGCATCTTCGTCCTCTGCTTCAAGCTTGAGCGCGTCTGGGAGCAGCAGCAGTGAGGATGATGATGGCAGCACAGTGTCTGTTTCGACATCGGAGGACGCAAAATACCGGGAGAAGTACGAACCTGCTGTCGATTTGATGAAGACGATGCTGCGGAAAGCGTATACTCCCACGAAGGATGATAGTGCGAGGAAGATGAAACACGTCGTGCAAGATAAGAACGTTGAAATGGAGGTCGCCAATAGTGACAAGGCTACTAATGAGATTTGTGCTAAGAATGGAGGCGGAGGCAAAGTGAAGGCGGCTTTGAATTTGAAGGATGGTGGTGGCAGCTTTGTTAAGGTGAAGGCAGGACCTAGGTTAAGTGATTTGGGTGGGATGAAGGATCTTCTGGAAACGCTGGTGCAAGAAGTGATTGTTCCATGGTATTATCCTGAGCTTCCAAGAAAGCTATGTCGTACTCCTACTACTGGAATCTTGCTGCATGGGCCACCCGGTTGTGGCAAGACCACACTGGCTCACGCCATAGCAAATGCGACCCGTGTTCCCTTCTATCCGATATCAGCTACTGAGTTGGTTTCTGGAGTATCGG GTGCATCTGAAGAGAATATCAGAGAGCTTTTCGCTAAAGCGCATCGGACTGCCCCATCAATCGTCTTCATTGATGAGATTGATTCAATTGCTTCGAAAAGAGACAATTTACAGCGAGAGATGGAGAAAAGAATTGTTACACAGTTACTTGCCTGCATGGATCAATCAAGTAGGTGTATGCAATCCGCTAATGATTCGGACAGTTCTAATGTTAATCCTAGCTATGTTCTTGTAATTGGAGCTACAAATAGGCCTGATGCTCTTGACTCGGCCTTGAGAAGGCCTGGGCGGTTTGATCGGGAGTTTGTTCTTGACATTCCTGATGAATCATCGAGAGAAC ATATCCTCTCTTTGCTCACTCGCAATCTTCCACTTCAGGGTTCATTGGATCTAAAAGACATAGCCAGGTCTACACCAGGATATGTCGGTGCTGATTTGGCAGCCTTGATTACGGGGGCGTGTAATTTGGCCATGAAGAGAATTATTTCCAAAAGGATAGGGAAACATGAGACAATTGATCTTGAAGACTGGTGGAGGTGGGGCGAACCTTGGCCTCTTGAAGATATGGATAAGCTTGTCTACACAATGTCTGATTTCCAG GAAGCTTTGAAAATTGTGCAACCTTCATTAAAAAGAGAGGGCTTCTCATCCATTCCCGATGAGAAATGGGAAGATGTTGGCGGCCTTGATTATTTAAGGAAGGAgtttaaaaatagaataataagGCCGATAAAATATCCTGAGGTTTATCAG GCATCTAGGTTTGCAAATCAGACGGGAATTTTGCTTTTTGGGCCCCCTGGTTGTGGTAAAACTCTTATTGCCAAAGCTGTTGCCAATGAGGCAGGAGttaattttattcatattaaG GGGCCTGAGCTCTTAAATAAATTTGTTGGAGAAAGTGAGCGAGAAGTTCGACTGCAGTTTAGTCGGGCAAGGGCATGCTCACCCTGTATATTATTTTTTGATGAG GTGGATGCTTTGGCAACCAAACGTGGTGCAGAAGGTGGATCAGGCATTGAACGAGTAGTGGATCAG TTACTAATTGAGCTAGACGGTGCGGGGAAACGCCAAAATGTTTTTGTCATTGGTGCAACAAATAG GCCTGATAGGATGGATGAGGCTCTCCTCCGTCCTGGTAGATTTGGTAAACTACTTTACGTTCCTCTGCCAAGCGCTGACCAGCGGTTTTCAATATTGAAAGCTCATTTAAGGAAGGAGCCTGTTGATCCTACTGTGGATCTGAGAGCCATAGCTGAAGCGTGTGAAAATTTTAGTGGTGCAGACCTTGCTGAATTG GTGGATGAAACAACTCGTGCTGCTCTTGATGAGAAATTCACCCCAGTTGAAGAAGCTTTGAACTCAGTTGAAGCTTCTAGTGATTATACTTGCAAGCCAAGACATTTTGATATAGCACTTAGTAATGTCTTTCCCTCTGTGTCTCCGGCG AAAAGGCGTAGGTATGAGCGCTTGGCAAAGCGTTTTAAAGCATCACGAGGATCATGA